In Flavobacterium luteolum, the DNA window TGAAGTCTGTTTTTTTTAAATCGGTTAAAGCGATTTTTGTGGTAATAAATCCAATATGCGAAAATTGTAAACTATCTTGATCTTTGAAATTAGAGGGCAATTTTAAGGTAAATTCGCCATTGCTATTCGTTAAAGTTCCAAAATTTCCTGATATGCTAGTAATGTTAGTGTCTTCTAAAGCTGTTTTGTTTTTTTTAGAGAGTACCGTTCCCTTTATAATTTGCGCATTTGTAATAAAAGGAAAGAAAATGATGAGATAGAATAGATTTTTCAAAATATCTAGGTTTTTTATTAGGTTAAATTTAATAAAAAAATATATGTTTTGTAAAAAACTGCCTTTCAAAAAGTTGGATTAATTTTTATGCAGAGACTGTTAATTCGAGGTAAAATAATTGTTAAAAACACAGGTTTTTTTACATTAAAAAGTTAAATTCGCTTTTTAGGCAATATATTTGTCTTTTTTGAGTTCAGATTATGGTATAACATTAAAAAAAGGGTAAAAACTTTTAAATAGGGAGTATGGTTTACAGGTTAATAATAGTATTGTTTTTTTTCAGTGTAGGAGCTTTGGCGCAGGATAATTTTATTAAGCACAAAATTTCACCAGGAGATAACCTTTCTGTTATTGCTAAAAAATATGGAGTAAAAGTAAAAGACATCGCAGACGCAAACCCAAATGCTCCTAAAATATTAAAACTAAATTCAACCCTTTTAATCCCGAATAAAAATAAAACCACTGCAAAAGTAAAGACTAAAAATATCGAAGTTGCAGTAAATAATAACTCTTCTAATGCTTCTGGCACTCATGAAGTAGCTTCCAAAGAAACACTTTGGGGAATTTCTAAAAAATATAATGTCTCTGTTGATGATTTAAAGAAAGCAAATCCACTTTTGGAAACAGAAGGGCTGAAAATTGGACAGCAGATTATTATTCCTTCGGATGTAGCTTTAGTAAATGAAAAACCAATCGAAACTAATGCTGAGGTAGTGTCGACAGATGTAGAGCTTATTAGGGAAGTGAAGTCGAAAGAAACAAAATATGGCATCTCTAAAGAATATGATATTACAGTTGCAGAGTTAGAACGCCAGAATCCTTCAATTAAAGGAAAAGTCCCTGTTGGATATTTGCTGAAAATTCGTGTTCCAAAAGAAAAAGCAGATGCAATCCAAGCTGCAAAAACATCGCAAGATACCAACGTTCAAACTGATGTTTC includes these proteins:
- a CDS encoding peptidoglycan endopeptidase, with product MVYRLIIVLFFFSVGALAQDNFIKHKISPGDNLSVIAKKYGVKVKDIADANPNAPKILKLNSTLLIPNKNKTTAKVKTKNIEVAVNNNSSNASGTHEVASKETLWGISKKYNVSVDDLKKANPLLETEGLKIGQQIIIPSDVALVNEKPIETNAEVVSTDVELIREVKSKETKYGISKEYDITVAELERQNPSIKGKVPVGYLLKIRVPKEKADAIQAAKTSQDTNVQTDVSSSQIAEATQEIKRDSTLVRTGNYSVLIDQLIASATENIGTRYRSGGTTKAGFDCSGLMFCTFGNFDIKLPRSSIEQSRIGTKVASDEAQKGDLIFFRTNGRRHINHVGMVVENVDGEIKFVHSSTHGGVMISSTKEPYYTRAFSQVNRVLN